In Malus sylvestris chromosome 15, drMalSylv7.2, whole genome shotgun sequence, a single genomic region encodes these proteins:
- the LOC126605315 gene encoding transcription repressor OFP8-like produces MENRFKFKLSNMFRSSFGSCRTRNLSDVIEKSVFLPENQQDVQTAPPPKQPAALPFPSICRPKCSDSNQPVISIKDVMLPRRKIFEKYPPFVKPFIPDGHTCPPASPISQPLNPFYNHHEKSSKQRKIRDKKKTKARNSKKNKSNGDFFPFSTSSFDSNTYRGWWSSSDDETDTLFSSKSHSSGPRLRRRSRPNGSSSSRRRESSDVGLLPLQGRVKDSFAVVKKSSDPYNDFRTSMVEMIFEKQIFSAKDLEQLLQCFLSLNSTHHHRVIIEVFTEIWEALFSNWGS; encoded by the coding sequence ATGGAAAACCGATTCAAATTCAAGCTCTCAAACATGTTCCGATCCTCATTCGGCTCCTGCAGGACCCGAAACTTGTCTGACGTGATCGAAAAATCCGTCTTCTTGCCTGAAAACCAGCAAGACGTGCAAACCGCTCCGCCTCCTAAACAGCCGGCAGCTCTACCGTTTCCTTCCATTTGCAGACCCAAATGCTCCGACTcaaaccaacccgttatctctATCAAAGATGTAATGCTACCAAGACGCAAGATTTTTGAAAAGTACCCTCCTTTTGTGAAACCCTTTATTCCCGACGGCCACACATGCCCTCCAGCCTCGCCGATCTCGCAGCCGTTAAACCCCTTCTACAACCACCATGAAAAAAGCTCGAAACAGAGAAAAATCAGAGAcaagaagaagacgaaggcgAGGAATTCAAAGAAGAACAAATCCAACGGCGATTTTTTCCCGTTCAGTACGTCTTCTTTCGATAGCAATACCTACAGAGGGTGGTGGTCGAGCAGTGACGATGAGACAGACACTCTGTTTTCTTCAAAGAGCCACTCCTCCGGACCCCGCTTGCGCCGCCGTTCCCGGCCAAACGGGAGCAGCAGCAGCCGCAGAAGAGAGAGCTCCGACGTGGGTCTGCTTCCGTTGCAAGGAAGAGTGAAGGACAGCTTTGCTGTGGTGAAGAAGTCGAGCGATCCGTACAACGACTTCAGGACGTCAATGGTGGAGATGATCTTCGAGAAGCAGATATTTTCGGCGAAGGATCTCGAACAGCTTCTGCAGTGTTTTCTGTCGTTGAATTCGACACACCATCACAGGGTGATTATTGAGGTTTTTACTGAAATTTGGGAAGCCTTGTTTTCCAACTGGggatcttga